Proteins from a single region of Cytophagaceae bacterium:
- a CDS encoding DUF4097 family beta strand repeat protein: MKKYNLLVLMCFALTLVFAQSKDEKPFLVKNFSNEKIEKLQVNTSGGGIKVAGTDSKEAQVRVFVRKNNNYYVQGDKEIEDELNRYIIDVGFSEGTIVCSAKPREPKSGSYKLSIGFEVDVPKNIDTDLHTSGGGITMKNLNGNLKFKTSGGGLKLAGLSGKVEGKTSGGGIDLIDSEGNINLNTSGGGIDASNSKGDIYLNTSGGGIDLKNLKGNIVAYTSGGGIDVETVKGSLDVKTSGGGIDLNNVAGDISAKTSGGGIDAKITKIGEFLHLSTSAGNINVDLPFNQGMDLDLSARKIKSTKLAKVSNNLESGKVKGKVNGGGAEVKITTSVGNIIIE; the protein is encoded by the coding sequence ATGAAAAAGTATAATCTACTGGTTTTGATGTGTTTTGCATTGACGCTTGTCTTTGCACAATCCAAAGATGAAAAACCGTTTTTGGTAAAAAACTTCAGCAATGAAAAGATCGAAAAACTACAGGTGAACACTTCTGGTGGCGGCATAAAAGTGGCCGGAACCGACTCAAAAGAAGCTCAGGTAAGAGTTTTTGTAAGAAAAAACAACAATTACTACGTGCAGGGAGATAAAGAAATTGAAGATGAACTTAACCGTTATATCATTGATGTGGGTTTTAGTGAAGGTACTATTGTTTGTTCGGCCAAACCACGTGAACCCAAGTCAGGAAGTTACAAGCTTTCTATAGGATTCGAAGTAGATGTACCTAAAAATATCGACACCGATCTTCATACATCGGGCGGAGGTATCACCATGAAAAACCTGAATGGTAACCTGAAATTCAAGACCTCGGGTGGTGGACTGAAACTGGCCGGCCTTTCAGGAAAAGTGGAAGGAAAAACATCTGGTGGCGGCATTGACCTGATTGACTCTGAAGGAAATATAAACCTAAACACCAGCGGTGGCGGCATCGATGCATCAAACAGCAAAGGGGATATTTATCTTAATACTTCGGGTGGCGGCATTGACCTCAAAAATCTGAAAGGAAATATTGTGGCTTACACAAGTGGTGGAGGCATAGACGTAGAAACTGTAAAAGGAAGCCTGGATGTAAAAACCTCGGGTGGTGGAATTGACCTCAATAATGTGGCGGGAGATATCAGTGCCAAGACTTCCGGAGGTGGTATCGATGCCAAAATCACAAAAATTGGCGAATTCTTGCATCTAAGCACCAGTGCGGGTAATATCAATGTGGATTTACCTTTCAATCAGGGCATGGATCTGGATCTTTCAGCCAGAAAAATCAAAAGTACCAAACTTGCCAAGGTTAGCAACAATCTGGAAAGTGGAAAAGTAAAAGGAAAAGTAAATGGCGGTGGAGCAGAAGTGAAAATCACCACTTCAGTTGGAAATATCATTATAGAATAA
- a CDS encoding endonuclease/exonuclease/phosphatase family protein, whose translation MKIITWNCNMAFRKKARHILSYNPDILIVPECEHPEKLKFKTGIPIPNDIYWIGKNPNKGLGVFSYSENKFTLLECYNTDFKNILPLQVSNSSFEFVLLAIWANNPEDKDGPYVTQIWKAIQHYNDLFFKKNVVLAGDFNSNTIWDRPKREGNHTTVVNWLSDKNIHSTYHYFHKQEQGKESHPTLYMYRHLDKPYHLDYCFVSQSIIEYLDHVEIGTFQDWTQYSDHVPVIVDFRGLFG comes from the coding sequence ATGAAGATCATCACATGGAATTGCAATATGGCATTCAGGAAAAAAGCAAGGCATATCCTAAGCTATAATCCTGATATATTGATAGTTCCGGAATGTGAACATCCCGAAAAACTGAAATTTAAAACAGGAATACCTATTCCTAACGATATTTATTGGATAGGAAAAAATCCAAATAAGGGATTAGGCGTTTTTTCTTATAGCGAAAATAAATTCACATTGCTGGAATGTTATAATACTGATTTTAAGAATATTCTGCCACTTCAGGTTAGCAATAGTAGTTTCGAATTTGTGCTATTGGCCATTTGGGCAAATAATCCTGAAGACAAAGACGGGCCGTACGTAACGCAGATATGGAAAGCGATACAACATTATAACGACTTGTTTTTCAAAAAAAATGTAGTGCTTGCCGGCGATTTTAATAGTAATACGATTTGGGACAGACCCAAAAGAGAGGGTAACCATACCACTGTAGTTAATTGGCTGTCGGATAAAAACATCCATAGCACTTATCATTATTTTCATAAACAAGAACAAGGAAAAGAATCACACCCCACTTTATATATGTACAGGCATCTTGATAAGCCGTACCATTTAGATTATTGCTTTGTATCTCAGTCGATAATTGAGTATCTGGACCATGTTGAAATAGGTACTTTTCAGGATTGGACTCAGTATAGTGATCATGTACCGGTTATTGTGGATTTTCGAGGTCTTTTCGGATAA
- a CDS encoding DUF1800 domain-containing protein codes for MKSFGPISHEKFTGTFDAKARKHLLSRTLFGVSLKDVQKFEKYNLDQAVNELVKVAATPNPPVNHYESSVKDTTGVALGQTWVNALYGDGTVNSRRQQSLKAWWILQMHFQTTSIHEKMCLFWHNHFATEISSYDDARMGYKYLNTIRKFALGNFKDFVKAISLDPAMLVYLNGYHNTKTAPDENYARELQELFTLGKGPNSKYTEDDVKNAAKVLTGYRVNRDTVTSYFQADRHDTTDKKFSTFFGNKTITGRTGDSAQNELDDLLTMIFSVEEVSLFIVRKLYIFFFYYEITAEIEEKFIVPIAKIFRDNKYEIAPVLKAMFSSKHFYDSELRGAVIKSPVDHILGVLRVYEPTWPVYENYILEYYLLANDLGGVADKGEQVLGNPPSVAGWPAYYQSPVFHEIWINSTTLPQRTKASDNFIAKGLKRNNQTLSFDPIAFISKLKNPSDPNALIEELTTLFFQIDFSAKTKSDFKTDFLLDNQASDYYWTEIWTAAKEKPTNTNISLVNTRLRKLLTYLMDLPEYQLH; via the coding sequence ATGAAGTCCTTCGGACCCATCAGTCATGAAAAATTTACGGGTACATTTGATGCAAAAGCCAGAAAACATTTACTGAGCAGAACTCTTTTTGGGGTTAGCCTGAAAGATGTACAGAAGTTTGAGAAATATAATCTGGATCAGGCCGTAAATGAATTGGTAAAAGTTGCCGCTACGCCCAATCCTCCGGTCAACCATTATGAATCATCAGTAAAAGATACCACTGGAGTGGCTTTGGGTCAAACCTGGGTCAACGCTCTTTATGGCGATGGAACGGTAAACAGTCGCCGCCAGCAATCACTCAAAGCCTGGTGGATATTGCAGATGCATTTTCAGACCACCTCCATTCACGAAAAAATGTGCTTGTTTTGGCACAACCATTTTGCGACCGAAATCAGCAGCTACGATGATGCCCGAATGGGCTATAAATATCTGAATACTATTAGAAAATTTGCTTTGGGCAATTTCAAAGATTTTGTTAAAGCGATTTCGCTTGACCCTGCCATGCTGGTTTATCTCAATGGGTATCATAATACTAAAACCGCTCCTGACGAAAACTATGCCCGGGAGCTTCAGGAATTATTTACGCTGGGCAAAGGCCCTAACTCAAAATATACCGAGGATGATGTAAAAAATGCAGCCAAAGTGTTGACGGGTTACAGAGTGAATCGTGATACGGTAACTTCATATTTTCAGGCGGACAGACACGATACTACGGATAAAAAGTTTTCTACATTTTTTGGAAATAAGACTATAACCGGCCGCACCGGTGATTCGGCTCAAAACGAACTTGACGACCTGCTCACTATGATATTTTCAGTCGAAGAAGTCAGTCTTTTTATAGTAAGAAAACTTTATATTTTCTTTTTTTACTACGAAATAACGGCGGAAATAGAGGAAAAATTCATTGTTCCAATCGCCAAAATATTCAGAGATAATAAATATGAGATAGCCCCCGTATTGAAAGCAATGTTTTCGAGTAAACATTTTTATGATAGCGAATTGCGGGGAGCTGTGATTAAAAGCCCGGTCGATCACATTTTGGGAGTTTTGCGGGTTTATGAACCTACCTGGCCGGTTTATGAGAATTATATTCTTGAATATTACTTGCTGGCTAATGACTTAGGTGGTGTAGCAGATAAAGGAGAACAGGTTTTAGGTAACCCACCCAGTGTGGCGGGCTGGCCTGCATATTATCAGTCACCGGTTTTTCATGAAATCTGGATCAACTCCACGACGTTGCCGCAAAGAACCAAAGCAAGCGATAATTTCATAGCCAAAGGTCTCAAACGAAATAACCAAACTTTGAGTTTTGACCCAATTGCCTTCATTTCAAAACTCAAGAATCCTTCAGATCCAAACGCTTTGATCGAGGAACTTACTACCTTGTTTTTTCAAATTGACTTTTCGGCAAAAACAAAATCAGATTTCAAAACTGATTTTTTGCTTGACAATCAAGCCTCAGATTATTATTGGACCGAAATATGGACCGCTGCCAAAGAAAAACCTACAAATACCAATATTAGTTTGGTTAATACCAGACTGAGAAAACTGCTCACATATTTGATGGATTTACCCGAATACCAACTGCATTAA
- a CDS encoding DUF1501 domain-containing protein: MKRRDFIKNSMTGLMAPVLLDRQNLWGMGRLSESLLENDKVLVVIQLNGGNDGLNTIIPVNQYANYLNARKNIAIAENKVLKIGQSDQIGLHPSLKNLTGMFAEGQAGIIQDVGYPNPNYSHFRATDIWNTASDSNEVLESGWAGRYLAMEHPNFPEGYPSEKYPDPLAIQIGSVVSTALQGPIFSMGMSISDTANFYNLIDDTVEPAPNTLAGKELSFIRKISSQTNQYASTIKAAALKVSQQKEYPNLNLANQLKIVARLIAGGLKTKIYYVKLSGFDTHSTQAVATDTSTGTHANLLAQLADSIKAFQEDLKFLGVQDRVMGMTYSEFGRRIKSNASLGTDHGAAAPLFYFGAKVNSRYFGKPTTISATVGNNDNIPMQYDFRAVYASIFKYWFCVDSSEIKNILFDEFEALPITLGGNCGNLLANEPENAKDFLKAYPNPFSEEIFFKINEENPQGNLQIYDLKGFVVIPEIEVIQKDFSLNLSHLPTGIYFAKYQNVVSQKTVRLIKR, translated from the coding sequence ATGAAAAGAAGAGATTTTATAAAAAACTCAATGACCGGTTTGATGGCTCCGGTTTTACTCGACAGACAAAATCTGTGGGGAATGGGTCGCCTCAGTGAGAGTCTTTTGGAAAACGATAAAGTACTGGTGGTGATACAGTTAAATGGAGGAAATGACGGACTGAATACCATTATTCCTGTCAACCAATATGCCAATTACCTCAATGCCAGGAAAAATATAGCGATTGCGGAAAACAAAGTTCTGAAAATTGGCCAAAGTGACCAAATCGGGCTCCATCCCTCTTTAAAAAACTTAACAGGTATGTTTGCCGAGGGGCAGGCCGGTATCATTCAGGATGTGGGCTATCCCAATCCCAACTATTCGCATTTCAGAGCAACCGATATCTGGAATACAGCATCTGATTCTAACGAAGTTTTGGAGAGTGGTTGGGCAGGACGGTATCTGGCAATGGAGCACCCCAATTTCCCGGAAGGCTATCCATCTGAAAAATATCCCGACCCGCTTGCGATTCAGATAGGCTCTGTGGTCTCTACAGCACTTCAGGGTCCAATTTTCAGCATGGGTATGTCTATTTCTGACACCGCAAATTTTTATAATCTCATTGACGATACAGTTGAACCAGCCCCCAACACCCTGGCTGGAAAAGAATTGAGTTTTATTCGTAAAATTTCGAGTCAAACCAATCAATATGCATCCACAATAAAAGCAGCTGCTCTAAAAGTAAGCCAGCAAAAAGAGTATCCCAATCTCAACCTTGCCAACCAGCTCAAAATAGTGGCCAGGCTCATTGCGGGTGGACTGAAAACCAAGATTTATTATGTAAAACTCAGTGGCTTTGATACGCATAGTACACAGGCGGTAGCCACCGACACCAGCACGGGCACGCATGCCAACCTTCTTGCTCAACTCGCCGACTCCATCAAGGCTTTTCAGGAAGACCTGAAGTTTTTGGGCGTTCAGGACAGGGTAATGGGCATGACTTATTCTGAATTTGGCCGCAGGATTAAATCCAATGCTAGTCTTGGAACCGATCATGGAGCAGCTGCACCTTTATTTTATTTTGGGGCAAAAGTCAATTCCAGATATTTTGGAAAACCTACCACCATATCTGCCACAGTTGGAAATAATGATAATATTCCGATGCAATATGACTTTAGGGCGGTTTACGCATCCATTTTTAAATATTGGTTTTGTGTCGATTCTTCCGAAATAAAAAATATTCTTTTTGATGAATTTGAAGCTCTGCCTATTACGCTGGGGGGCAATTGCGGAAACCTGCTTGCCAATGAACCAGAAAATGCAAAGGATTTTCTTAAAGCTTATCCAAATCCTTTTTCTGAGGAAATATTTTTCAAAATAAATGAAGAAAATCCACAAGGTAACTTACAGATTTATGACCTGAAAGGATTTGTAGTCATTCCGGAAATCGAGGTAATTCAAAAGGATTTTTCTCTAAATCTAAGCCATTTGCCAACAGGTATTTATTTTGCAAAATACCAAAATGTCGTGTCTCAGAAAACCGTTAGGCTTATCAAACGCTGA